Part of the Saccharomyces kudriavzevii IFO 1802 strain IFO1802 genome assembly, chromosome: 8 genome is shown below.
CCAATCTATTTGTTAGTTTGTTAATTACCACACGATGGTGACGGCTTTGATCACCATAGGGTTCGTTTATACATTTTTCATCGTTTCCGTCCGACACGGACaacaatgaagaagaagatgcaTGAAGCGAAGAGCTGGTCTTGCCTTCTTTCCAATAGTTTATTAGTGAACCCAATTGTAATGAGTAATCCGTGACTTGTTTAATGATATCTTCGCTTTGTCGCATACTCTCATCTCTCAACCGTTCATTTTCTCTACTCAGGTTTTCGTGTTCTatttgtaatttttcaagcttttctttgtaatCAGGTTCTAGCTCGATCGACTTGATTCgttcattttgaaattgcaCAATTGCGTTTAGACTTTCCATGTTTAAGAATTTGCTATTTACTAAGTCCTCTAGCTCATTGACTTTGTCTTCGAGAGAGTGATTATCTGCTTCTAGTATTTCACATTTCGACTGTAGTCTAACAGAGTCCAACTCATCCATTTCTTTGGCTGTTCCAGTGCTGCTCTGAGATTTCAACCGCCACAGCTCCGTTTCTAACTCTTTTATGTGAGCACCGGCCTCAAGTGCTTTTTCATGTGTAAGTTCTTTCAAGGACTGTAATTCAGACCTTAACTTTTCGAATAGTGCTCTGTCCACGACTTCAGAAGTAACGCTTCCATTTTCTGGAAcatttaatttttccttttttacATCAGATGAAGCGTTTACGATCCCGGCCAAATCCTTTTCCTCATTTATTGCAACATCATGCTCAGTAGAATCATGGCCTGTGGTATcgcttttctttattgcaATATCTACAGGCTCAGATAATTTTTCGATCTCAGCAGTTTTTTGCGACAATTCTAGAGATTCATTATAATGCTTTATTTTGAACTGATCTTTTGATGGGGAGCTGGCCATTTGAGCTACACCAAtttcatcgtcgtcatcagcaacaacagcgCCGCTTTCTTCCTCAATATTGCCTGGCACTGATGCCCTTGAAGTTTTCCCGTTCATTTTTTGGTTAGAAGGGATCGTAGAGTCCGTTTTTTCATCAGCGTCAGTATGAAGTTCCGTTTCATCCACGTTGTCATTCTGGAACGTATTTATTTCGTTGCTTAATAACGTTTCTACAATTGGGGAGGAGTTACTCTTGATTTGCTTTAATGGAGTGAGGTTTTTTCCATAGTTTGAAGACGGAATACTATAGTTTTCATTTGGCGATTCAATAATTCCAGCAGTTTCAGTTCCTTTTTCGATAATAGGTGTACTAAATGGTTTGTTTGAAGTTGTTTTCATAATAGGCGTTTGGGAGCTTTCTGGAGGCACATACGGAGTCAAAATGTTTGGTTCAGCAATTAAATGAGATTCTGAGTGTACCGTATGATTTTGGCTCTCAGGCTCCACTGGAAGCTCTCCGTTATTAACATCTCTGTTACCATGATCAAAATCTGGGAAAGACTTCGCTGCGGACGATGGAGCAGAAGCTGGGAGTCCGGCTGAATTCGGCAAGTTCGTACTATTGTTTTGAAGAGAAACTGGCGTAACTGGCGTAACTGGCGTCGCCAAATCAAGACTACCATTTTTCTCAGCAGCGATTTCGTTCAAAGCATCCATTATCCCGGGACAAAGGTCTTTTATGCGTGCCAAATCTAGCGTATAAACAATCGTGCCTCTTTGTAAGTCAATATCGGAGGTATGTAAGTCGAATTCTTCGACTCTGGCGTAATCAAATTTGTCACCTCCCATAATTAAAATCTTATCATCTTTCAATAATGTTAGTGAATGGCCGGACCGACCTTGCGGGATTCCCGCTGTAAATACAGGTAACTTAAACCATTTATGCGAtttcaagttcaagaaatacaCGGAATTCAAGTAGGCGTCATGCTCGTCTTTTCCACCCACCACACACATTAAATCATTGTAAACTACAGAAGCGTGTTCTTGAACTGGAGGAGGCTTCTCACCAGTGGTCTCGATGATAAACCAATCATTAATCGCTGGATCATACATAAACACGTCATTGATTAAACCTTGTAATGTGTCACCACCAAATACCCATAGTTTTGAATCATATGATATCATTGTAAAATTCGTAATAGGTGGTGGCGTAAATGCCTTcggtttcaaaaattcccAATGTGAATCCGGTCTTCTAAAAGAGGATAGATCATAAACAGCCAAGTCGTTGAAATAGGTGTCATCAAATTGACCACCAAAAACGTATAgtttcgttttcatttgAGTTGTGGCGatgattgaaattttatgaCCATATCTGCCTAATGGACGTGGCCCCACGGGTGCAGGGACTGTCCACTTGTAAGAGTTGATATTCAAAAGGTATATATCATCATCCATTAAACCTTCCTTATTGACTTTGTGTGTGTCACCGCCGAATACAACAAAAGCATTCCCGCATAGAACGGCAGCATGACCCACTCTTGGTGGTGGCGTGGCTTCACTTATGTCTATCGTAGTGGTAGAAAATTTGGTGGCATTATCAAGGGCCGTTAATATCCATGTATCACCGTATACAGATTGATCATGAAGCCCTCCGATAACATAAATTTGGTTTTTGTCTGTAACGTATGCAGAGGCAACATGTCTATAACGTGGGAAAGGTGAGTTCTGTAACTTTATTCTATTCCACACGGTGTATCCTCTCTGCTTTGATGGTTGTTTATGGAGAGTGGTAGATGGTCCCGATACATTTCGTTGCTGAGGTGGCACTGCACTTGGCTGGATCCTTGATTCTGCTTGCTGCTTTTTGGCAAACGTAGGAGGTGAACTGGTCTTATTACCGTTAGGACGATAACCTTGTGAGAATTGACGTCCTTTCTGAGGCGTTTCTTGTTTTGTGAAGAACTTTTCATTTGGAGGAGTTGACAATGAAGCTTCCCTAGATTGGTCAGAGATGGAAGCATCAGAAGGTGTTTTTCCATGTTTCTTATGAGTAAACTTCTTGGCGAAGCTAAATCCGGCCATGTTTGAATTATTTCCAAGGTGCAAACTGTATAAAAAGAGCTCTCCCTTTTCCTTTAAAATGACTGTAAACTTGTTGATAACCGTAAATATTACCAAGTAAACAAACAAGTGCTTTGTAGAACGAGCCCTGTTGCTTTTTTATGCCTGTATTGTTTCAAACTTAAAGGAATGCTTGCTTTtaatattatcaacaacCGCGTCGCCAAGTTCTCAAAAGACGTGCCGCGTGATTCAAAAGGTGATGAAGGGTTCAAATTGTAGAGTTCAGCATAATAGGCCAactaaaaggaaaaattgatcTCATTTACCTAAATTGACGCTACATGGACCTCACCATAGCTACACTATCTTTTAGGATACTAATATgaataaatttgatgagTTTATAGAGTCCAACGAGAAGGAATTGGATGTGGATACAAGCACCCGAAATAGCatgatttctttgtctCCTGTGATGAAGGCACGACCAAAGTTTCGTCCTTCTGGCTCCAATGGTTACAGATTTGAGCACCATCGTACGTCCAGTGCAGGGAGCGTGCATTCGCAAAAGCCAATGACGCCTACCAGATTAAGCGAACGAGATCATCCCCTACAAATGAAACCAGATGCTAGAAGGGTCGTAACTCGTCATTCCTCCATGTCTATTCCGAACGCAATGGGTAAGAGAAGATCGCTTATTCAACCAATGGTTTTTCCCACCACACCAGAATCTCAAAACAGTATATCCTTTGGAAATACAGTAAGCTTTTCTGGCGGATCCCATGGAATTCAATTAGAGTCTACTACAGTACTTTCCAGTGAAGAAGCAATTGGAGATGGTCTCCGACGGTCTAGAAACGGCAGTTCACAATCGGTGAATAGTATGGCAGCGACCGCCGTGCCCACAAATGGGGCCGATGTGAGTACCCTTTTACAAGCCCTTGCTACAAAAGAGTTGGAACTTCTGGAATGTAAACAAAAGgttgaagatttgaagaaacaaacTCAAcacgaagaagaaaactacTCTCGTCGTGCACGTGAACTCCAGGAGTTGAAAGAACAAGTAAGTAAGCATTTGGATCCGTCTCAGAATATGCCAGCGAAAAACTGTGCCTTTTCACCCGTGCTTAAGAATATACCTATGGAATCAAGGGCTGAAAATGCTGGTAATGCTAGTTTTGTGGGAACGCGAAAGGAAAGGGAACCTCTAAACTCCAACCAATCAAGATCTGTGTTCTCACAAGACATTCAAGAAACACGTCGGGGAAACACCTCATCGGATCCGTCTAAACAATCACTTTGGAGTAAGCCGCTGGCTCTATTCAACCAGTTTGACAAAATCATTCAGCATGAAATTGAAAGGACTCTGAATTGGGATGACTCCAGCCCTGGTGAACCAGAGCGGCGGCGAGCAACACCGACCAGTAATGACGATTCCTCAGTACGGCTGCTCAATGGTGAAAACTCAGGAAATAACGAAGTATCTCCTTCTCAAGGATCTGTTTCCAGATCTCTCTGGAATTTTGTTAGCGACGTCAAGGCCGGGCTGCTTGGTatagaggaagaaaacgaTAGCGATCTTACTAATGACAACAGAATTGATCCTGTAAACAAAAGTGGTGGAGAGCATAAACAGGACCGAAACGAACTCAAAGTAACCGATCACTCAAGGGCAGAGGATACTGGCGATAACTCTAGTTTGGATATGAAGGAATTCAAAACGACaatcaaatttcaaaaagccAAAGCAGATGATGAGATTCTCATAACTGAAGGTGGACATCGAGCACGAGCCGGGGAAAGTAAAACCCGAAGTAACAAACTAAAATTTGTAGGAGAACACTGCACTCATGACCCTAACGACGGTGGTTTCTCCGTACATAATACTGTCGAAATGGCgaatttttaattttcttccaaagaaaCGTGCTATTCATTTCTGGTCACACTTTTTTACGTATTCTGTGAAGGCAGTATGTATTATAATACTGTTACTTAACTTTGGTTAAATAaccttatatatatgaCTGAAATGGTATAAAGTGGAGAAATAGTCATGAGCCACTACACGGTCCTGTCTTCGACATCACGAAACTCCAGATCTGTCCAGGTTCCTGTGCGCTCGAAACAGAAACCCACATGCTTCTGAAGGTCTTTTTCTGtgctttcattttttttcagaattaCGGAACCACTGCTGATATTACCCATCAGTCCAACAAATTTTGAACTAATTAGCCTTTCTGTCAGACCTTCATCGGCACTGCTATTGCCGCAAAACTCAACTATGTCAGAAGCTAGACTTTTCATGGCAGCTTTTTCCTGTTCCAGCCCTGTAtctaaattttcttcctgtGTATTGCCTTCTTCTTGCAAATCAGTGTCTTCCATCTCCAAAAACTCTGCATTAATCAAAGAATCAACTTCACTGCCAATAGGAAACTCTAAGGTCCTTGGCTCAGGTATTTGATGGTCAATGACAGGAAAAGAAGTCATACTTAAATATTTGTGCGAAGAAAAGCCCAAATGCGGCCCTGTCCGAATCATATGCGGttctttgttcaaattGAGATTTGCAAATTCATTTTGGATAGGAAGTGTGATGTGCCTGATGGAATCATGTTTGAAATCCTTGGACCAAGAAGTTCCGCTATTGTTTGGTTCTGGGGCTGCAGATTTCTGATTTTCTAGGATCCTGGGGGGTACATCCGCGTAAGAAGGCAACTGATTGGATACGCTTGAATATTGTAAAAATCTTTGCTCGATTATATTGTTCAGAATCGGGGATGATTCATTTCTACTTTGGATTTTGCCAAACGAAGATGTATTCTCCTCGCCGCCTGAGAAAGCGCCCTTTTCTGCCCTATTAACAATACTCTGCACCGCATTCGCTTGACATTGAGTAGCATTCATTGcttttattgaatatttcGTTGTTAGAGAGTCTGGACGGATAATAAGTGTTTAGTTTTCTACCCTGTTTGTTCCCTTATATATGTCGACTCGGAAATAACAGTATAAACTCCATTGAGTGGCGCTATCAATCTTTTGTGGGAAAAAAGCGGTTATGAAGAGCTGTGAAGTATTGCTCTACAGGGATAAACgtttaaaagaaaatggtaaagaTTACATAGCTCTTCTTGCAACTACTTACTACTATCTAGAAATGCACTGAAGTTATAAATTTGTAcgtacatatatataccaAATATCACATATCAATTAAATTGAAGTTGCCGTTCGTATACCGGTCGCCCAAACCTTGATGCTGCGTTTGAGactgctgttgctgttgtggGTAGAACGGAATAGTCTGTGGTTGGACGATTCCTGTAGTATTTACAATAGGAGTAACCGCTGCGGTTGCGGGCGCGTAAGACCcctgttgctgttgtggTTGTTGTGGCAGGTTTTGAGTATAGGGAGCAGGAAATTGCACGTTATCAAAACGTTGTACATTTGTTGACCCCTGCATGCTGGTAGGAGTCGTCATAACGCTATTTATCGTGCTTGAAAGTACtttctgttgttgttgttgctgttgaagATGCGTTTGATTTTGGAAGGGATTACTTATTACTTGTTGTTGTGGTGGCAAACCGGCATTTTGTTCATTGAAGTTTGGTTCCGAAAATGGGTTATTCAAGACAGGCTCCTGCGTGGGGTTTCCCGTAGCAATCGTTGCAGGGTTCCGCAATGCAAATGGATTGTTCGAACCAGTTTGTGACTGTGCGACTTGTTGATCAAACCCCGAAGTCGTGCCCTGTGAAACGGAATATCCCCCAAATCCCGCGCCCGTGAATGTAGGAGTTAGATGGTTATTGATAGAATAGTATCCTGTTAGTTGGGCACTTACACCGGGTTCTTGTACCGGGCTGGTGTTTGCCACGGGCTGGACCATTGCATATTGTGGAGCATTGAAAGTAACAGGTTCTGTACGTGCAGCCTGTGGAACCACTCCTTGTGGTTGCATTTGAGTTACAAATGGATTGTTTGGGGTTTGCTGTGGTTGATTGGCCCCCGCAATTGGAATGTTAGTATGCGCGGAAGAGTCTGCGCCGAATGGATTATATGATTGGGCGGTTGTGGCCGTGGTGACGGCAGGAGATATCGGTACctgttcatttttcaactgtGCCTCCAGTATCCTCTTTTGTTCGCGAATCTGCTCCAGCCTCTCCTGGGCGATAGACCTGGACGCTGTGGCACCGGCGCCGCCTTGAGAACCATCGATGGGCACAAACGTGCTGTGGGTTTTATCGTCCTCTATCAAATGTTCCTCCAGCGATCTGACCAGTTTTGTAGTGATGTGTTTGATAACAGGTATCTTCAAGCCCGCAGTCTTACCGTTCTTCAAGTATCTGACAACATGTTCGGTCAGGTCGACAAACGTCTTGTACAAGTCCAGAGTTCTTTCGGCGTTCTGATGAGACAATTCGAAAAACGACTCCAGTAGCGTTATGATACCTTCGTTGAGAGCGTTGTATAGGGCCAAAAGGTCTTGGATAAGCAGCTTGAAGCCGAATATGACCAGTTCGTTACTCAGGTCAAACTGCGTATACTTGTTTTTGACCAGAGCTTGGATCTGCACCTCCAGAGACTCCACGTGATCTAGCGCAATATTAATAGAGTGCTGCTTGTTCTTGGAGTTTCCGTAGTTGTTAGTGTTCAATTTCAACGTCCGATAGCCGTCTCTCACGTAGtcctttttgattttaccAAACTCTCTGCTTCTGACCTTCAGATAATTATCGTATCGATCGAGCGCCCTCATATCGCCAGACGCACTGCCACTGGAACCACGTATATTCTCAATGCTGAAAAACTCCAGGTTCCTAGAGTAGTACCGCAATGCAACGTCTTTCTTACCCTCCCTCATCATGAGGTGTACCACCAACAAAGTCTTGTACACAATCGTCCATGCCGTATCATTAACCCGGGAATCCAAAGCTTTCACGATCTCATAGAAGTCCTCTTCACTGCCCGTCGCCAACAGGATCGGGTCCAGGTACTTTTGCTTAGGCGGAGCTGACTTGATCTTAGTAGCACCCTTCACCAGCTTGAAATACGTCGTCATCTCGAGCTCGATGGAAATTCTCTTCTGTTACCAGTGATATACGTACGAGCCACGTTTTCTCCTTCCTGCCCGACCAAAAGAAACACTAAGAATTGAAATATGCAATAACTCTGCGTCCTGAGCTTTGCTATGCCCTATTACCACCGACCATCACCACTACTGCACACTGATGACAAGTGCACTAATCAGTACTATTACGCCTGGATACCAAGTATCGAATTGAGGCCCCTATGTTACCCACCCGTTCGAAGTGACAGAACCGCCGCTCGCATCCGGGAAATACTACCATCTTCTCCCATACTTAAGACACGTCGTGAGGGCCCCTGGACTTCCCCGCCGTTCTGCCAGGACGTGGCCCGTCTTGCGAGACCAGGCTGAGTCACGTCAGTTGCTGACCCTGGGGGCTGCATTGTTTCCCACGGATTACTCATTCGTTTCGTGAGCTTTCTCATTGCGCGCATGACtaggatgaaaaaaaaaaaaaaagaagaaaaagaaaagcgtTGAGTATAtaacaagagaagaatgaaatAGTCCGAGAAGAAGTACGAGGCATTTTTCTCGAGAAAAACAGCAAACCCTGATACGCACATCGCTGACTGTAATAGGAATTTGAAATAGACGGCAAACCACTAGTTCATTCGAAAGAACGTATTGTCAAGAGTTATAACTCACTATCTCAGAGAATTGAAACACACCAAAACAGAAAAAGTATAGTCTAACAcagaaaaagataataaagaaaagaaaaatgtctACATCGTCGGTACGTTTTGCATTCAGGCGGTTCTGGCAAAGTGAAACGGGTCCCAAGACAGTGCATTTCTGGGCCCCTACTCTGAAATGGGGGTTGGTTTTCGCTGGGTTCAGTGATATGAAGAGACcagtggaaaaaatttccgGCGCTCAAAACTTGTCGCTTCTCTCTACTGCGTTGATTTGGACGCGCTGGTCCTTTGTCATCAAGCCAAGGAACATCTTGCTGGCTTCCGTGAACTCGTTTCTTTGCTTGACCGCTGGCTACCAATTGAGTAGAATCGCGAACTACAGGATACGGAACGGTGACTCTATATCGCAACTGTTCAACTACATCCTCTGCGGCGCCGCCGACGAaagcaaaaaggaaattacTTCTGGCAGATAAACGCCCAAACTACCACTCGAATCTTTGCCGAGGCACGGCTACGTACgtatgcatatatatatatatatatatccGGATTGTGTAATATTCTTAGAACAGGAAAATACATTTTCTTCGCGCGCGGTGTTATAATTAGTTCTCGTactagatttttttttcagtttttttattcccGACTCGAtgagaatatatataaagaagAGGGAGGGGCCTCGAGGATGCCTAAGGCCAGGACACGATCAATTGACTCGGCTAATCTGATATCCAATGGTCACAGTGCGCGTGTTTTCAGAAAGGGCCAGTTTGACTCATCAATTGGGCGAATTCATCGTCAAGAAACAAGATGAGGCTCTGCAGAGGAAATCGGACTTCAAGGTCTCTGTTAGCGGTGGTTCTTTGATCAACGCTCTCTATGAAAGTCTGGTAGCGGATGCATCACTTTCTCCCAGAGTTCAATGGTCAAAATGGCAAATTTACTTCTCCGATGAAAGAATTGTGCCTTTAACAGACGCGGATAGTAATTATGGTACATTCAAGAAGATAGTTCTGGACAAATTGCCCTCAACTGTCCAAGTAAACGTCCATCCTATGGACGAGTCCTTGATCAGCAACGATGGGGCCGAGTCTAGGGACAACATTGCTGCGCAGTACGAACAAATCTTGCCCCAATCGCTCGATTTGGTTCTATTGGGCTGCGGTCCTGATGGCCACACGTGTTCTTTGTTTCCCGGCCAAAAACACAAGTATTTGTTAGAGGAAACAGAGAAAAGAGTTGCCTGGTGCCACGATTCCCCCAAGCCTCCAAGCGACAGAATAACGTTCACCCTGCCCATGCTAAAGGACGCCAAGGCCTTGTGTTTTGTTGCTGAAGGCAGTTCAAAGCAAGATATAATGCAtgaaatctttgatttgaaaaacgaTCAGTTACCCACCGTATTGGTTAACGAACTATTTGGCAAGAAAACCTCTTGGTTTGTCAATGACGAAGCTTTCGGAAAAGTTCAAGCCAAAAATTTCTAGAACAACCCTCATGCAAGCGAGTATAAAACTAAATGCTAATTTTGAGTGCTATATACCAAC
Proteins encoded:
- the YAP1801 gene encoding Yap1801p (similar to Saccharomyces cerevisiae YAP1802 (YGR241C) and YAP1801 (YHR161C); ancestral locus Anc_5.84) — encoded protein: MTTYFKLVKGATKIKSAPPKQKYLDPILLATGSEEDFYEIVKALDSRVNDTAWTIVYKTLLVVHLMMREGKKDVALRYYSRNLEFFSIENIRGSSGSASGDMRALDRYDNYLKVRSREFGKIKKDYVRDGYRTLKLNTNNYGNSKNKQHSINIALDHVESLEVQIQALVKNKYTQFDLSNELVIFGFKLLIQDLLALYNALNEGIITLLESFFELSHQNAERTLDLYKTFVDLTEHVVRYLKNGKTAGLKIPVIKHITTKLVRSLEEHLIEDDKTHSTFVPIDGSQGGAGATASRSIAQERLEQIREQKRILEAQLKNEQVPISPAVTTATTAQSYNPFGADSSAHTNIPIAGANQPQQTPNNPFVTQMQPQGVVPQAARTEPVTFNAPQYAMVQPVANTSPVQEPGVSAQLTGYYSINNHLTPTFTGAGFGGYSVSQGTTSGFDQQVAQSQTGSNNPFALRNPATIATGNPTQEPVLNNPFSEPNFNEQNAGLPPQQQVISNPFQNQTHLQQQQQQQKVLSSTINSVMTTPTSMQGSTNVQRFDNVQFPAPYTQNLPQQPQQQQGSYAPATAAVTPIVNTTGIVQPQTIPFYPQQQQQSQTQHQGLGDRYTNGNFNLIDM
- the SOL3 gene encoding 6-phosphogluconolactonase SOL3 (similar to Saccharomyces cerevisiae SOL4 (YGR248W) and SOL3 (YHR163W); ancestral locus Anc_5.78), which translates into the protein MVTVRVFSERASLTHQLGEFIVKKQDEALQRKSDFKVSVSGGSLINALYESLVADASLSPRVQWSKWQIYFSDERIVPLTDADSNYGTFKKIVLDKLPSTVQVNVHPMDESLISNDGAESRDNIAAQYEQILPQSLDLVLLGCGPDGHTCSLFPGQKHKYLLEETEKRVAWCHDSPKPPSDRITFTLPMLKDAKALCFVAEGSSKQDIMHEIFDLKNDQLPTVLVNELFGKKTSWFVNDEAFGKVQAKNF
- the TDA11 gene encoding Tda11p (similar to Saccharomyces cerevisiae TDA11 (YHR159W); ancestral locus Anc_5.87), whose product is MNKFDEFIESNEKELDVDTSTRNSMISLSPVMKARPKFRPSGSNGYRFEHHRTSSAGSVHSQKPMTPTRLSERDHPLQMKPDARRVVTRHSSMSIPNAMGKRRSLIQPMVFPTTPESQNSISFGNTVSFSGGSHGIQLESTTVLSSEEAIGDGLRRSRNGSSQSVNSMAATAVPTNGADVSTLLQALATKELELLECKQKVEDLKKQTQHEEENYSRRARELQELKEQVSKHLDPSQNMPAKNCAFSPVLKNIPMESRAENAGNASFVGTRKEREPLNSNQSRSVFSQDIQETRRGNTSSDPSKQSLWSKPLALFNQFDKIIQHEIERTLNWDDSSPGEPERRRATPTSNDDSSVRLLNGENSGNNEVSPSQGSVSRSLWNFVSDVKAGLLGIEEENDSDLTNDNRIDPVNKSGGEHKQDRNELKVTDHSRAEDTGDNSSLDMKEFKTTIKFQKAKADDEILITEGGHRARAGESKTRSNKLKFVGEHCTHDPNDGGFSVHNTVEMANF
- the MPC2 gene encoding mitochondrial pyruvate carrier (similar to Saccharomyces cerevisiae FMP43 (YGR243W) and MPC2 (YHR162W); ancestral locus Anc_5.83), encoding MSTSSVRFAFRRFWQSETGPKTVHFWAPTLKWGLVFAGFSDMKRPVEKISGAQNLSLLSTALIWTRWSFVIKPRNILLASVNSFLCLTAGYQLSRIANYRIRNGDSISQLFNYILCGAADESKKEITSGR
- the KEL1 gene encoding Kel1p (similar to Saccharomyces cerevisiae KEL2 (YGR238C) and KEL1 (YHR158C); ancestral locus Anc_5.88) → MAGFSFAKKFTHKKHGKTPSDASISDQSREASLSTPPNEKFFTKQETPQKGRQFSQGYRPNGNKTSSPPTFAKKQQAESRIQPSAVPPQQRNVSGPSTTLHKQPSKQRGYTVWNRIKLQNSPFPRYRHVASAYVTDKNQIYVIGGLHDQSVYGDTWILTALDNATKFSTTTIDISEATPPPRVGHAAVLCGNAFVVFGGDTHKVNKEGLMDDDIYLLNINSYKWTVPAPVGPRPLGRYGHKISIIATTQMKTKLYVFGGQFDDTYFNDLAVYDLSSFRRPDSHWEFLKPKAFTPPPITNFTMISYDSKLWVFGGDTLQGLINDVFMYDPAINDWFIIETTGEKPPPVQEHASVVYNDLMCVVGGKDEHDAYLNSVYFLNLKSHKWFKLPVFTAGIPQGRSGHSLTLLKDDKILIMGGDKFDYARVEEFDLHTSDIDLQRGTIVYTLDLARIKDLCPGIMDALNEIAAEKNGSLDLATPVTPVTPVSLQNNSTNLPNSAGLPASAPSSAAKSFPDFDHGNRDVNNGELPVEPESQNHTVHSESHLIAEPNILTPYVPPESSQTPIMKTTSNKPFSTPIIEKGTETAGIIESPNENYSIPSSNYGKNLTPLKQIKSNSSPIVETLLSNEINTFQNDNVDETELHTDADEKTDSTIPSNQKMNGKTSRASVPGNIEEESGAVVADDDDEIGVAQMASSPSKDQFKIKHYNESLELSQKTAEIEKLSEPVDIAIKKSDTTGHDSTEHDVAINEEKDLAGIVNASSDVKKEKLNVPENGSVTSEVVDRALFEKLRSELQSLKELTHEKALEAGAHIKELETELWRLKSQSSTGTAKEMDELDSVRLQSKCEILEADNHSLEDKVNELEDLVNSKFLNMESLNAIVQFQNERIKSIELEPDYKEKLEKLQIEHENLSRENERLRDESMRQSEDIIKQVTDYSLQLGSLINYWKEGKTSSSLHASSSSLLSVSDGNDEKCINEPYGDQSRHHRVVINKLTNRLDDLLEKSQELTISKEKLSSEYHALKMEHSSLSQDVLVKENEIKKIQSDYKESISSMDSASKALTVSQRELEKYKSLSKKLIDELDELNFKNNVGSKNSDGFKSADQTPGSADNSNTMRENQFNIKINDLKAELFITNHERDDLKGEVLELKKRLLNLENSVEKTNEDDDNNLL
- the PEX18 gene encoding Pex18p (similar to Saccharomyces cerevisiae PEX21 (YGR239C) and PEX18 (YHR160C); ancestral locus Anc_5.86); this translates as MNATQCQANAVQSIVNRAEKGAFSGGEENTSSFGKIQSRNESSPILNNIIEQRFLQYSSVSNQLPSYADVPPRILENQKSAAPEPNNSGTSWSKDFKHDSIRHITLPIQNEFANLNLNKEPHMIRTGPHLGFSSHKYLSMTSFPVIDHQIPEPRTLEFPIGSEVDSLINAEFLEMEDTDLQEEGNTQEENLDTGLEQEKAAMKSLASDIVEFCGNSSADEGLTERLISSKFVGLMGNISSGSVILKKNESTEKDLQKHVGFCFERTGTWTDLEFRDVEDRTV